The Mesotoga sp. UBA6090 genomic interval TCCAGCGTTTTCAGGCCAGAGAGAAGCTTCGGCCATCATCGAATTTGGCTTTTCGAGGGATCTATGTAACAATAAACATATAAGACTATTAGGAGGGATTACCATGAATGAAGTAATTAGCACAATCATCGACTGGGCCATCAGAATAGGGATCAGCATAGTTATCCTACTGGTTGCAAAATGGCTTGCGGGTCTCTTCTACAAAGCATTCATGAAATTCGCTGAGAAGACATCCGTTGCCTCCACTCAATATCAGAAGACCATGAGAACGCTTTTCAATCTGGCGTTCTATGCGCTGGCAGCCTTCTTAATCATCTCGGTTCTCTTCAAGAACCTCGCTCCCATTCTAGCCGGTCTCGGAGTATCCGGTATCATTGTAGGTCTCGCAGTCAAAGAGCCTCTAGACAATTTCATCTGCGGAATTCTCATAATGCTCAACAAACTCATCTACGAAGGGGAGGCTGTCGATATCGGCGGAACCTCAGGCGGAGTTCAGGAGATAAAACTGAATCATGTGCTAATCAAAACCTGGGACGGGAAGCTCGTTACCATACCAAGCAGGAACGTCTGGGCCGCCACTATAGTACACTTTTGGCCAGAGAACATTAGAAGAAACGATCTCACGGTAGGCGTTTCGTACTCCAGCGACCTG includes:
- a CDS encoding mechanosensitive ion channel family protein; the protein is MNEVISTIIDWAIRIGISIVILLVAKWLAGLFYKAFMKFAEKTSVASTQYQKTMRTLFNLAFYALAAFLIISVLFKNLAPILAGLGVSGIIVGLAVKEPLDNFICGILIMLNKLIYEGEAVDIGGTSGGVQEIKLNHVLIKTWDGKLVTIPSRNVWAATIVHFWPENIRRNDLTVGVSYSSDLNKVMKILEESVNSYENLYVDDNHKPMIQFTGYGASSIDFVVRFWVERPNFIASSTELAKIIKSRFDDNDIEIPFTQVDLHIKDGPTEGIKLAKMES